One Kineococcus aurantiacus genomic window carries:
- the pdxH gene encoding pyridoxamine 5'-phosphate oxidase → MEDPAGRRVDYGERRFEEGDLAATPLEQFRTWYSAAVEAGVDEPNAMTVATAGPDGVSARTVLLKAVDARGFVFYTNHGSRKARAIGHDPRVALLFGWHGVHRQVAVRGRAEHVPRAETEAYFASRPYGSRIGAWASEQSQPIASAAELHAREAELRARWPQEVPTPPHWGGFLVRAEEVEFWQGRTSRLHDRLVFVRDGAGTDLDVPANWRVERRQP, encoded by the coding sequence GTGGAGGATCCTGCGGGCCGTCGGGTGGACTACGGGGAACGCCGCTTCGAGGAGGGCGACCTGGCCGCCACCCCCCTGGAGCAGTTCCGCACGTGGTACTCCGCCGCCGTCGAGGCGGGCGTGGACGAGCCCAACGCCATGACGGTCGCGACGGCCGGGCCGGACGGCGTCTCGGCGCGCACGGTGCTGCTCAAGGCCGTCGACGCCCGGGGTTTCGTCTTCTACACCAACCACGGCTCCCGCAAGGCGCGGGCGATCGGGCACGACCCGCGCGTGGCCCTGCTGTTCGGCTGGCACGGGGTCCACCGGCAGGTCGCGGTCCGCGGCCGCGCCGAGCACGTCCCGCGGGCCGAGACCGAGGCGTACTTCGCCTCCCGGCCGTACGGGTCGCGCATCGGGGCGTGGGCCAGCGAGCAGTCGCAGCCGATCGCCTCCGCCGCCGAGCTGCACGCGCGCGAGGCCGAGCTGCGGGCCCGCTGGCCGCAGGAGGTCCCCACGCCCCCGCACTGGGGGGGTTTCCTCGTCCGGGCCGAGGAGGTCGAGTTCTGGCAGGGGCGCACGTCGCGGCTGCACGACCGGCTGGTGTTCGTGCGCGACGGGGCCGGCACCGACCTGGACGTCCCCGCGAACTGGCGGGTGGAGCGCCGGCAACCCTGA